One segment of Lactobacillus sp. CBA3606 DNA contains the following:
- a CDS encoding LysM domain-containing protein: MKIKNLVLSSTAALALFAISTTVANADTYTVKAGDTVSAIAQAHNTSVSAIEKANKLANVNLIFIGDKLEVNGTTTTTTTSAATSAAPQSATSQATSSAASTTSTTSTQTTQQTTTTQSSAQTSQTQAQPSQASQTQSSQTQTSKPAAQTTTQTSSSTSNYSNNGSDSAAKAWIAGKESGGSYSARNGQYIGKYQLSASYLNGDYSAANQERVANSYVASRYGSWSNAKSHWLANGWY, from the coding sequence ATGAAGATCAAAAACCTTGTATTATCATCAACTGCTGCATTAGCTTTATTCGCTATCTCAACAACGGTTGCCAACGCTGATACTTATACTGTTAAGGCCGGCGATACTGTTTCAGCAATTGCCCAAGCTCACAACACTTCAGTTTCAGCCATTGAAAAGGCAAACAAGTTAGCTAATGTTAACTTAATCTTCATTGGTGATAAGCTTGAAGTCAATGGTACTACTACAACAACCACGACTTCTGCTGCTACAAGTGCTGCACCACAATCAGCAACTAGCCAAGCTACGTCTTCAGCTGCTTCAACAACCTCAACGACTTCAACACAGACGACTCAACAAACGACCACGACACAATCATCAGCTCAGACTAGTCAAACTCAAGCTCAACCGAGCCAAGCTAGCCAGACCCAATCAAGTCAAACACAAACTAGCAAACCTGCTGCTCAGACGACGACTCAAACGTCTAGTTCAACATCAAACTATAGCAACAATGGTTCTGATAGTGCTGCTAAGGCTTGGATTGCTGGTAAAGAATCTGGTGGTTCATATTCTGCTCGTAACGGTCAATACATCGGTAAGTACCAATTAAGTGCTTCATACTTAAACGGTGACTACTCCGCTGCCAACCAAGAACGTGTTGCTAACAGTTATGTTGCTTCACGTTATGGTTCATGGAGCAACGCCAAGAGTCACTGGCTTGCTAATGGCTGGTACTAA
- a CDS encoding alcohol dehydrogenase catalytic domain-containing protein codes for MTMVKAAVIYGPKDIRFEKRNIPDPAPDEVQIEVAFNGICGSDIHEYLEGMDLATMPHPLTHMQAPLIPGHEFSGTISKIGKQVSKLRIGDKVAVEPMIACGKCPECLSGHYNWCEHAIGSDQSAGFLGFSANGGLAEKCNVKSTFAHLLPTNFPLDLGALVEPVSVAAQAVMASRVSPGDDVLIQGAGPIGLFTALIAQISGAHHVIINDMSEERLDLANELGVQYPIRADSQKSLAHAISTITENQGVDVAFDCAGVQPTLTGAIQALKNGGKVTVIALFQHPPVVDVRALLKKGGSLLTSYGYANIFDRVIKIIDTHRSLFKRVITKKIELNELVSEGIESLEKDKKQAKILVRLHS; via the coding sequence ATGACTATGGTGAAAGCAGCTGTTATTTACGGTCCTAAGGATATCCGCTTTGAAAAAAGAAATATTCCTGATCCGGCACCAGATGAAGTTCAAATTGAGGTTGCATTTAATGGTATTTGTGGTAGTGATATTCATGAATATTTAGAGGGTATGGATTTGGCGACAATGCCTCATCCGCTAACCCATATGCAGGCTCCGCTGATTCCTGGTCATGAATTCTCTGGGACGATTTCTAAAATTGGAAAACAAGTATCTAAATTAAGAATTGGAGATAAAGTTGCAGTCGAGCCAATGATTGCTTGTGGAAAATGTCCGGAATGTCTTTCTGGTCATTATAATTGGTGTGAGCATGCTATAGGTAGTGATCAATCAGCAGGATTCTTAGGATTTTCGGCTAACGGTGGCTTAGCTGAAAAGTGCAATGTAAAAAGTACCTTTGCACATCTCTTGCCAACTAACTTTCCGCTTGATTTAGGGGCTTTAGTTGAGCCAGTTTCAGTTGCTGCACAAGCAGTTATGGCAAGCCGAGTGTCTCCTGGAGATGATGTCTTAATTCAGGGTGCTGGTCCAATTGGATTGTTCACGGCCTTAATAGCACAAATTTCTGGTGCCCATCACGTCATAATAAATGACATGTCAGAGGAACGTTTGGATTTAGCAAATGAATTAGGGGTTCAATACCCAATACGTGCTGATAGCCAAAAGTCATTAGCTCACGCTATCAGCACTATCACGGAAAATCAGGGAGTAGATGTTGCATTTGATTGTGCCGGTGTACAACCCACACTTACTGGTGCCATTCAGGCTCTTAAAAACGGTGGCAAGGTTACCGTGATTGCATTATTTCAACATCCACCAGTTGTAGATGTTAGAGCTCTTCTTAAAAAGGGTGGTAGTTTATTAACATCTTATGGATATGCCAATATCTTCGATCGAGTAATTAAGATTATAGATACCCATCGGTCACTATTCAAACGTGTCATTACAAAAAAGATTGAATTAAATGAATTAGTTTCAGAAGGAATTGAATCCTTAGAAAAGGATAAAAAACAAGCAAAGATTTTAGTTCGTTTGCATTCTTAG
- a CDS encoding IS30 family transposase, giving the protein MSSITYSERIKIETFCELGLSNIQMSDRLKRSPATISYELARCEPYQAEVAQTDAEYKRSRCGRKTKLNDKLRQIILNHLRLSWSPGMIAHEFKLATKSIYNWLNQGKIEFSLNDLPEHGVRQRRNLDQRSKYNQSLGRSIEQRPIVVNRRNRIGDFELDTIVGPRGHSKAVLLTLIDRKSRFLWAYRLKNRTAVTVNEALNKFLATFNGPVHSFTVDRGTEFSGLVSLEAQYGIKTYYCHAYTPAERGSNERFNRNSRYFYPKGTYFEHISAQGLKTTLLEINQRPLKILDWQTPYQVMLTNLSKNSD; this is encoded by the coding sequence TTGTCTAGTATAACCTATTCTGAACGAATTAAAATCGAAACCTTTTGTGAACTAGGGCTGTCCAATATCCAAATGAGCGATCGCCTAAAACGATCACCTGCCACAATTTCTTATGAATTAGCTCGATGTGAACCTTACCAGGCCGAAGTGGCCCAAACAGATGCCGAATACAAGCGGTCACGATGTGGCCGAAAGACTAAATTGAATGACAAATTAAGGCAAATAATTTTAAACCATTTACGGCTAAGTTGGTCACCAGGAATGATTGCTCACGAATTTAAACTAGCGACTAAATCAATTTATAATTGGTTAAATCAAGGGAAAATTGAGTTTTCTTTAAATGATTTGCCTGAACATGGCGTGCGCCAACGGCGTAACCTTGACCAACGTTCTAAATATAATCAATCATTAGGACGGTCAATTGAACAGCGACCCATCGTGGTTAATCGACGTAATCGCATCGGTGATTTTGAATTAGATACAATTGTTGGCCCCCGTGGGCATAGTAAGGCAGTTTTATTAACCTTAATCGATCGCAAATCACGGTTCCTTTGGGCCTACCGATTAAAAAACCGGACAGCAGTAACTGTTAATGAAGCCCTAAATAAGTTTCTAGCAACTTTTAATGGCCCGGTGCATAGTTTTACGGTGGACCGTGGCACTGAGTTTAGTGGGCTAGTATCACTTGAAGCACAATACGGTATTAAGACCTATTACTGCCATGCTTATACGCCAGCTGAGCGCGGCAGTAATGAACGATTTAATCGGAACTCACGCTATTTTTATCCTAAGGGGACTTATTTTGAGCACATTAGTGCTCAAGGCTTGAAAACCACCTTACTCGAAATTAATCAGAGACCACTTAAAATACTTGACTGGCAAACACCTTATCAGGTCATGCTGACCAATTTGTCAAAAAATTCGGATTAA
- a CDS encoding ParA family protein → MNIPDVVKAIQSRDEALTIVIGNQKGGVGKTTNTYLIAYTLAKMGIHTLVADLDPQANATKTLMLTKSQQEDTVYSIKKTLMVGVQEKDLTDLPVKIMDNLDLIPSYIDFQDFTKYLYQNTNNEYEETHLLEPLFNPLKKKYDVILLDVPPFSIEITRNAVIFSDFALISLQTHDDSLSGAEEYVNTLSKLQQEYQLDIEVIGILPMLHDARNGVDQTIIQSAKDEFGEENVFTNIVTQMARIKRFPINGITDKDRFDKRVLDKYQQVTDELLSRIGLFIDDKEAK, encoded by the coding sequence ATGAATATTCCAGACGTAGTAAAGGCTATACAGTCTCGTGATGAGGCATTAACCATTGTGATTGGTAATCAAAAGGGTGGCGTGGGAAAAACAACTAACACGTATCTCATCGCTTATACCTTAGCTAAAATGGGAATACATACGTTGGTTGCAGACTTAGACCCACAAGCCAACGCCACTAAAACACTAATGTTAACGAAAAGTCAGCAGGAAGATACCGTGTACTCAATTAAAAAAACTCTGATGGTAGGCGTACAGGAGAAAGATCTAACAGACTTACCAGTTAAGATAATGGATAACCTTGACCTAATTCCTTCATATATTGATTTCCAAGATTTCACGAAATATTTATATCAGAATACGAATAATGAGTACGAAGAAACACATCTGTTGGAACCCTTGTTTAATCCATTGAAGAAGAAATATGATGTAATTCTGTTGGATGTGCCACCATTTAGTATTGAGATTACCCGTAATGCTGTTATCTTCTCAGACTTTGCACTTATCAGCTTGCAAACACACGATGATAGTCTATCCGGTGCAGAAGAGTATGTGAATACCCTTTCCAAACTTCAGCAAGAGTATCAGCTAGATATAGAGGTAATTGGTATCTTGCCAATGCTTCACGATGCCCGTAACGGCGTCGATCAGACAATCATACAATCTGCTAAGGATGAGTTTGGAGAAGAAAATGTATTCACAAATATTGTTACTCAAATGGCCCGGATTAAACGATTCCCAATTAATGGAATTACCGATAAGGACCGCTTCGATAAGCGAGTGTTAGACAAGTACCAGCAAGTTACCGATGAGTTATTAAGCCGGATTGGCTTATTTATAGATGATAAGGAGGCCAAGTAA
- a CDS encoding type II toxin-antitoxin system RelB/DinJ family antitoxin, which yields MAVKEKKRVQVKIDKDLADDTEAVLSELGLNPTTAINMFYKRIVANGALPFNASLSEEERANLRFLKATEGTPVTEFKDAKEVADWLNDPDED from the coding sequence ATGGCAGTTAAGGAAAAGAAACGGGTCCAAGTCAAGATTGATAAAGATTTGGCCGATGATACCGAAGCAGTTTTAAGCGAATTGGGCTTAAATCCAACCACGGCCATTAACATGTTTTACAAGCGGATTGTTGCTAATGGTGCTTTACCTTTTAATGCGTCTTTAAGCGAAGAAGAAAGAGCTAATTTACGCTTTTTAAAGGCGACCGAAGGGACACCAGTCACCGAGTTCAAAGACGCTAAAGAGGTCGCTGATTGGCTCAACGATCCAGATGAGGACTAA
- the mobQ gene encoding MobQ family relaxase, with protein sequence MAIFHMSFSNISAGKGRSAIASAAYRSGEKLFDDKEGRHYFYARSIMPESFILTPKNSPEWASDREQLWNEVEKKDRKSNSRYAKEFNVALPVELSESEQKELLTKYVQENFVDEGMVADVAIHRDHPDNPHAHVMLTNRPFNSDGTWGIKSKKQYILDDNGNKTYTGTSKYPKSRKILMVDWDKKEKITEWRHNWAASVNQALEQKNIPDRISEKSFVEQGIADTPMQHEGINSKRHERKAFNQQVKNYRKSKAGYKNMQEKVVNRGHLDSLSKHFSFNEKKVVKELSHELKTYISLESLDDKRRMLFNWKNSTLIKHAVGEDVTKQLLTINQQESSLKKADELLNKVVDRTTKKIYPELDFEQITAAERRELIKETNSEQTIFKGSELTERLMNIRDDLLTRQLLTFTKRPYVGWKLLMQQEKEVKIELKYTLMIHDDSLESLEHVDQGLLEKYSPTEQQKITRAVKDLRAIMAVKQVIKTQYHEVLKRAFPKGDLDGLPLIKQEQAYTAVMYYDPVLKPCQAETIEQWQANPPQVFSPQEHQQGLAYLSGQLSLDQLENHHLQRVLKHDGTKQLFFGECKADPTIKNSQIEKIQKQLKGQQAKDDQYRKANIGHYQPLNYKPVSPDYYLKTAFSNAIMTALYARDEDYERQKQAQGLKETEWEMTKKQRQHQTWNRHEDWGRHL encoded by the coding sequence ATGGCAATATTCCACATGAGTTTTAGTAATATTAGTGCTGGTAAAGGACGAAGTGCGATTGCCAGTGCCGCTTATCGAAGTGGTGAAAAGCTATTTGATGATAAGGAAGGTCGCCACTATTTTTATGCCCGATCGATCATGCCAGAAAGCTTTATTTTGACGCCAAAAAATTCACCTGAATGGGCGAGTGATCGAGAGCAGTTGTGGAATGAAGTTGAAAAGAAAGATCGTAAATCAAACTCACGGTACGCAAAAGAGTTTAACGTGGCTTTACCGGTAGAATTAAGTGAATCCGAACAGAAAGAATTACTGACAAAATATGTGCAAGAAAATTTTGTTGATGAGGGCATGGTAGCCGACGTGGCAATTCATCGCGACCACCCAGATAATCCGCACGCTCATGTGATGTTAACTAATCGGCCGTTTAATTCAGATGGAACATGGGGAATTAAGAGCAAAAAGCAATATATTTTAGATGATAATGGCAACAAAACATATACCGGAACTAGCAAGTACCCTAAGAGTAGAAAGATACTGATGGTCGATTGGGATAAAAAAGAAAAAATAACTGAATGGCGGCACAATTGGGCGGCAAGTGTAAATCAGGCTTTAGAGCAAAAAAACATTCCTGATCGGATCAGTGAAAAATCATTTGTGGAACAGGGAATAGCTGACACACCAATGCAACACGAGGGAATCAATAGCAAACGGCATGAAAGAAAGGCATTTAATCAACAAGTTAAGAACTATCGTAAGTCCAAAGCTGGCTATAAAAATATGCAGGAGAAAGTAGTTAATCGAGGCCACTTGGATAGCCTAAGTAAACACTTCTCGTTTAACGAGAAAAAAGTGGTCAAAGAGTTAAGCCACGAACTAAAAACTTATATTAGTTTGGAAAGTTTAGATGATAAGCGGCGCATGCTATTTAATTGGAAAAACAGTACCTTAATTAAGCACGCTGTTGGTGAAGATGTCACTAAGCAATTATTGACGATTAACCAACAAGAAAGTTCACTAAAAAAAGCAGACGAGCTCTTAAATAAAGTAGTTGATCGCACGACTAAAAAAATTTATCCAGAGCTTGATTTTGAACAGATAACCGCGGCTGAACGACGGGAATTGATTAAAGAAACTAATAGTGAACAAACGATTTTCAAAGGCAGTGAATTAACCGAACGTTTAATGAATATTCGTGATGATTTATTGACCCGACAATTATTGACCTTTACCAAACGGCCATACGTTGGCTGGAAGTTATTAATGCAACAAGAAAAGGAAGTCAAAATCGAACTGAAATATACGCTGATGATTCATGATGATAGCTTAGAAAGTCTAGAACACGTTGATCAAGGTCTACTAGAAAAGTATTCACCAACCGAGCAGCAAAAGATTACTCGAGCAGTCAAAGACCTACGGGCAATCATGGCCGTTAAGCAAGTCATTAAAACGCAATACCATGAAGTATTGAAAAGGGCCTTTCCCAAAGGCGATTTAGATGGATTGCCATTGATTAAACAGGAACAAGCCTATACAGCCGTGATGTACTATGATCCTGTTTTAAAGCCATGTCAGGCCGAAACGATTGAACAGTGGCAAGCAAATCCACCACAGGTGTTCAGTCCCCAAGAACATCAACAAGGACTAGCTTATTTATCGGGACAGCTTAGCTTAGATCAGTTAGAAAATCATCACTTACAACGGGTTTTAAAGCATGATGGCACTAAACAACTCTTTTTTGGCGAATGCAAAGCCGATCCGACGATTAAGAACAGTCAGATCGAGAAAATTCAAAAACAGTTAAAAGGGCAACAAGCCAAGGACGACCAGTACAGGAAAGCAAATATCGGACATTATCAACCACTGAACTACAAGCCAGTTAGTCCAGACTATTACTTAAAGACGGCCTTTAGTAACGCAATCATGACCGCCCTATATGCCCGTGATGAAGATTACGAACGGCAAAAACAGGCGCAAGGTTTAAAGGAGACTGAGTGGGAAATGACGAAAAAGCAACGGCAACACCAAACTTGGAACCGGCATGAAGATTGGGGCAGGCACTTGTAA
- a CDS encoding IS256 family transposase: MNELTTEIIAALAQKQDLDEVFRHHLEIAINQLLQTELAEFLGYERYSYAGINTGNNRNGSYERSFDTKYGQLNLTIPRDRNGRFENHALPAYGRHSDNLETTVIQLYTKGMTTAEIAELIEKMSGAHYSQATVSNMTKAVNEQVQAFQQRRLASQYAAIFLDATYLPLKRDTVQKEAVHIAIGIRPDGTKEVLNYQVAPTESTGIWTELLGTLIKQGVKDVLLFVADGLVGLDEGLNRHFLKAKRQRCLVHVGRNLMNKVRVKDRKAVISDFKQVHRAANREAAELKLNEFANNWHQTYPKLIKDLLKMPNLLTFMDFPPAIRQSLYSTNLIENFNKHLKRTTHHKEQFPTEDSLDRFLVSQFNVYNEKSLKRIHRGFKGLQDTLEASFI; this comes from the coding sequence ATGAATGAACTTACCACAGAAATTATCGCTGCACTAGCCCAAAAGCAAGATTTGGACGAAGTTTTTCGTCACCACCTCGAAATTGCGATTAACCAGCTACTTCAAACCGAATTGGCAGAGTTTTTGGGTTACGAACGCTACTCATACGCTGGGATTAACACTGGTAATAACCGCAACGGCAGTTATGAGCGCTCGTTTGATACGAAGTACGGCCAACTTAACTTAACCATTCCTCGAGATCGCAATGGCCGGTTTGAAAATCATGCCTTGCCAGCCTACGGTCGGCACAGTGATAATTTAGAAACAACGGTCATTCAGTTGTATACCAAGGGAATGACCACTGCTGAAATTGCCGAACTCATTGAGAAAATGTCCGGTGCTCACTACTCCCAAGCCACGGTTTCCAACATGACTAAAGCCGTCAATGAACAGGTTCAAGCTTTCCAGCAACGTCGACTGGCTTCACAATATGCGGCCATCTTCTTAGATGCCACTTACTTGCCGTTAAAGCGGGATACCGTTCAAAAAGAAGCCGTTCATATTGCGATTGGCATTCGTCCAGATGGTACGAAAGAAGTGCTGAACTACCAAGTGGCGCCAACGGAATCGACTGGAATCTGGACTGAACTGCTGGGAACCTTGATCAAGCAGGGCGTTAAAGATGTGCTGTTGTTTGTGGCCGATGGGTTAGTTGGTTTGGATGAAGGCTTGAATCGGCATTTCCTTAAAGCCAAACGACAACGTTGCCTGGTTCATGTTGGGCGGAATCTGATGAACAAAGTTCGCGTAAAAGACCGCAAGGCCGTGATCAGTGACTTTAAACAAGTTCATCGGGCCGCCAACCGTGAAGCAGCCGAACTGAAACTGAATGAGTTCGCCAACAACTGGCATCAGACCTATCCCAAATTAATCAAAGATCTGCTTAAAATGCCGAATTTACTCACTTTCATGGACTTTCCACCAGCTATCCGGCAATCACTATACTCCACTAACCTGATTGAGAACTTTAATAAGCATCTCAAGCGCACCACCCACCACAAAGAACAATTTCCAACGGAAGATTCACTGGATCGCTTCCTGGTTTCTCAGTTTAATGTTTATAACGAGAAGTCTCTGAAGCGGATCCACCGAGGGTTCAAAGGACTCCAGGACACCTTGGAAGCATCATTTATTTAA
- a CDS encoding YitT family protein, with protein MFFKDWTKYNSFELVMITLGCSIYAFSLDLVSIPSGLADGGLSGITLIIRHFFHINLGISTLFLNIPLILIGLRYLGKRMMAYTIYGTICLSLFLIIWSQQALIQPLPLRNDLLLSSLVAGVLSGLGIGLVFRYNGTTGGSDIIARVGQRSFGFSSGKGILIIDYVVLGLSLSYLDLYHIAYSLIVSFVLSKVIDMVQEGPNRAKVLFIVSDKSQKISQLIDVSLNRGLTYLQAEGGYQHDQKQVIYLVVQPREIPQLKQLIKAIDERAFVTVLDAHEVIGEGFSYQRKRYHVNWQHSKE; from the coding sequence ATGTTTTTTAAAGATTGGACAAAATACAATAGTTTCGAATTAGTTATGATTACGTTGGGATGTAGCATTTATGCGTTCAGTCTAGATTTAGTCTCTATTCCAAGTGGCTTGGCAGACGGCGGTCTGAGCGGAATAACTCTGATTATTCGTCATTTCTTTCATATTAACTTGGGAATTAGTACTTTATTTCTGAATATTCCATTGATACTAATTGGGTTGCGCTACTTAGGCAAGCGCATGATGGCTTACACTATTTATGGCACCATTTGTTTATCACTATTTCTAATAATATGGTCACAGCAGGCTCTGATTCAACCACTACCATTGAGAAATGATTTATTATTGTCATCACTGGTTGCAGGGGTATTATCAGGGTTGGGAATTGGTCTGGTTTTTCGTTATAACGGAACTACTGGTGGTAGTGATATTATTGCTCGGGTTGGCCAGAGAAGTTTTGGATTTTCTTCGGGAAAAGGAATTTTGATTATTGACTACGTAGTATTAGGGCTATCACTATCATACTTAGATCTGTATCACATCGCGTACTCGCTAATTGTTAGTTTCGTATTATCTAAAGTAATTGATATGGTCCAAGAAGGGCCCAATCGTGCTAAGGTATTATTCATTGTGTCAGATAAAAGCCAAAAAATTTCCCAATTAATTGATGTTTCTTTAAATAGAGGATTGACATATTTGCAAGCTGAAGGTGGTTATCAGCATGATCAAAAGCAAGTGATTTATTTGGTGGTTCAACCGCGGGAAATTCCACAATTGAAGCAATTAATTAAAGCGATTGATGAACGGGCATTTGTGACGGTACTGGATGCCCATGAAGTGATTGGAGAGGGCTTTAGTTATCAACGCAAAAGATACCATGTTAATTGGCAGCACAGTAAAGAATAA